The window CCAAAAGCTCCATTCCCTTCTTAAGTCCAAGAGAAAAACAGGTGGTGGATAAAGCGTCTCCGTCCGCGGACTGCGTTGACAAAATGGTAACGGACACAAGCCCGTTTTCATATGGATAACCATCTCTGGGGTTTAAAATATGATGGTAGTTTACGCCATCCTTTTCAAAATGCCGCTCATACACCCCCGAGGAAACCACCGACATATCCTTGATATTCAAGGTCTCTATGGTCTCATTCCTGTCTGCATAAGGTTTTTGAAGGCCTATTTTAAACGGCTTGCCGTCAGGCTTCTGCCCCACACAGAGTACATTTCCCCCCAGGTTGATCACAGCACTTTTCACTCCCTGTTCCAGCAGATAATCCTTCATCCGGTCCGCAATATATCCCTTGGCAATGGCCCCAAAATCAAGAGAAGTGTCCGGGGATAAAAAGGTCACCGTATTTCCATCAAGCTTTAAATTCCGGTAATCCACCTTTTTCCTGGCCTCTTCAATCTTTTCCTCAGGCGGAACCGTTGGATTTTCGGACGTAAAGTTCCACAAGGAGGACAATGGCTCTACAGTAATATCAAAGGCCCCGTCCGAGACCTGGGAATAATAAAGGCTCTTGGAAATAAGAGCCGCCACATCCGGTGATACGGTCACGGCCGTTTCACCGGCCGGCCTGTGATTCAGCTTATAAACTTCACTGCTCTCAATGGTTTTGCTTAAAATATTTTCATAAGACCGGCACAAATCCAGACAACCCGAAAGGATTTCAGGATCCTCTTTATCATAAAGGGTCACCGTCACAAAAGTGTTCAGCAAAAAGCCGGATTGGCTCACCGGCTCCACCCGTCTTTCACAGCCTGCAAGCAAAAGCGCCGCCATACCTGTGATCAAAATTGCCGCCCTTCCTTTTTTCATTTCATATCCTCCAGCTTCTCTCCGGCTTCCCGGGCATGATCCAGAAATATCCGGCGGACTCCCTCCAGCTCACCCATGCCCTTTAACCGGCAGACCACATGGTAGCCATCAGACTCCAGCTGGCTTTTCCAGGTATCTTCATCCTCTCCTGCCATGTCATTGTTGGCATGATCGCCGGAAACGATCATAAGAGGCTGAAGCACCATCCGGCTGGAATCCGTTTGCTTCACTTCTTTCTCTATTGCTTCAAAATCCGGTTCCGCCTCCACAGTCCCCACATGATATCTGTCATATCCATTCTGCCTGAAAACCTCTGCCAGGCGGGAATAACACTCATTGGCCTCATGCTCCGTACCGTGCCCCATGAATATGATCTCCGTTCCTTCCGTGTCATATTCCTTTGTATCCTCTGTCAGCACACTGCATAACCTTTCATAGTCCTTTTCTTCAGAAAGCAGCGGCTTTCCCCGCACGATCCGGAAAAACCGATCCTCATACTGTTTTACAGCGGCCAGCATTGCATCGTTTTCTTCTCCTCCCATGACCAAAGTAGGCTGGACGATCACCTGCTGGAATCCTTCCATCGCCAGCTTTTCCAGGGCCTCCTCCACGCTGTCTATGTAAAGGTTGTCCCGCTTTTTTAATATTTCAATGATGATCCGGCTGGTAAATGCCCGGCGCACCTCATAATCTTTAAACTCTTCCATTATATCCCGCTCAATGGCCTCTATGGTCTTTTTTCTGCTTTCATGATAGCTTGTCCCAAAACTCACGACTAAAATCGCCTGTTTCATCCTGATATCCCTTGCTTTCTCTTCATTTTTCCCGATTACCATATCACAGATGAACTTTACTGTCAAATTCCTTTTCACGCACAACAGGCGCAAAACCAAAAGGTTCTGCGCCTGCCGCACACATTGCATTCATTAACTGGAGATTATTTAAAAATCTACCTCTTTATCATAGTAACAACAGGTCAGCAGTTTCTCCATCTCCGCGGGCGTAATGGTCCTTGGATTGGAGCCGGTGCATGCATCACCTACTGCCAGCTCAGCTACTGACACTAATTTTTCATTGAACTCTGCCTCGTCAATGATTCCGCCTTCATAATCCTTAATGCAGGTAGGAATATCCAGCTTTTTGTTCATGTAACGGATCTCTTCAATCAATGCATCGACCAGTTCTTCTTCATTCCCTCCCTTAAGACCCATGAAGCGGGCAATCTCTGCATAGCGCTTTGTGGCCTCAGGAACCTTGGAATTAAATTTGATTACCTTGGGTAAGTACATGGCGTTTGCACAGCCATGGACAATATGACCTCCGGAATAAGCGGCCCCTGTCTTATGAGCCATGGAGTGAACAATGCCTAAAAGAGCATTGGAAAATGCCATACCAGCCAGACACTGGGCATTATGCATACGGGCGCGGGCTTCCTTGTCCCCGTTGTAGGAATCGATCAAGTCATTATGTATCATCTTGATTGCATGAAGCGCCAGAGGATCGGTGTAATCACAATGAAGAGTGGATACGTATGCTTCCACCGCATGAGTCATGGCATCCATACCCGTATGGGCAGTCAGCTTCTGAGGCATGGTCTCGGCCAGATCCGGATCAACGATTGCAATATCCGGTGTGATGTTGAAATCTGCCAGCGGATATTTGATTCCTCTTTTATAATCAGTAATTACGCTGAATGCCGTTACTTCGGTAGCAGTACCGGAGGTAGACGGGATCGCGCAGAATCTTGCTTTTGTTCTTAAAGTCGGGAAATTAAAGGGAATGCATAAGTCCTCAAATGAAGTCTCCGGATACTCATAAAATGCCCACATTGCCTTTGCAGCGTCAATGGGAGAGCCTCCGCCGATGGCAACGATCCAATCCGGTTCAAACTCCCGCATCATTTCAGCGCCCTTCATCACCGTATCCACACTGGGATCCGGCTCTACGCCTTCAAACAGCTTTACTTCCATTCCGGCTTCCTTTAAGCATGCTTCCACCCTGTCAAGAAAACCAAAACGTTTCATGGAACCGCCGCCGACCACCACGACCGCCTTTTTGCCTTTTATATTCTTAAGCTCTTCTAAGGCGCCCTTTCCGTGATATAAGTCTCTCGGTAATGTAAATCTAGCCATCGTATATTCCTCCTTATGAATTTCCAGTTCAGTTGTATCTATGCAGTATTGTAGCTCAAACAGAAAGGAAATACAAAGGTAAAAAAATATATATCAGTATATAAATACTGATATATATTTAACACTCTTATTTCAAAAAATACGTTTCACTGCTTCCAGTTCTTTTAAAAATGCTTTATCCCAGGCTGTGAACGAATATCCCTTTCTGTAGATCAGGGTATCCCGAAATGTTCCGGCCCTTTTCCTGCACTGACGTTCCACCAGATGATACCTTGTAAGGATCTCCTCCGGCATTGGAGAAACCCACATATACGTGTGGGGATCCTCCAATAACAGATTAAACTGGCTTCCCCGCTCAAATACGTAAACACGTTTTGCAGACTCCGGAAGTCTTCCCTTCTTTTCCCAGCTCTCACGGCGGCCAATGGTTCCGTCACCATGGGTAATTTCTATATAGGGGATCAAATCCTCTGTGGTAATTTCCTTTTTTCCTGCCAGGGGATGATCTGCGGACATGAGAAGCCTTAAGGAGTATTGGAAAACCGGCTCCCACAAAAGGCCCTTTGCGGCAGCGGCCTGGGCATACTGTCCTTCCAAAGAGGACTGATACCGAATGATACCCAGATTGTATTCACCGGTCTCCACATCCTTTAAAGTATCGGTGGAATTTGTCTCCCGCAGCCATATATTCATCCCTTCCTCCCGGTCTAAATTTCGGACGAACCGGGAGAATGCAAGGCTTAAATAGCTTGCCCTGGGCATGGAAAGAGAGAATTCCACCCCTTTTACCTCATTCGGCTTGTATAAGTGCTCCATTCTCTCGATCTGAACCAGGACATCTCTGGCATGCTCCAGAAAAATCCTTCCTCTTGCCGTGGGAACCACGCCCTTGGAAGTCCGTTTAAAAATCGGCGCACCAAGGCTTTCTTCCAGAGTTTTGATAGCCTTGCTTAAATTGGGCTGGTCCATATAAAGGTTGGCAGCTGCCTGGGTAATGGAACCTGTCTTTTCCACTTCAAGGGCATATTGCAACAATACAGTATTCAATCATCTTCCTCCTTTGCCAACTGCCCGCCTTCCTTGTCCGCCTCATAAAGATATTTGGACAGGGCTGCCAGTGACACGGCCATGTTCTCATTCTGTACCAGTACATGACCCGGTACGGCCAGATGGGTGGGAGCGAAATTCCATATAGCCCTCACTCCGCCGGCCACCAGGCGGTTGCATACCTCCTGGGCATATTCCGCGGGAACCGTGATGATGCCGATATGAATATTCATCCTCTGACAGAGGTTTTCCAGCTTTTCTATGGGAAAAACCGGCTTTCCGCCTATCTTTGTATTCACTTTTCTTCCATCGGAATCAAAAGCCAGGACAATCTCCACACCGTACTGCTCAAATCCTTTGTACGACAGCAGGGCCTTCCCCAGGGAACCCACACCCACCAGGGCCGCCTGGTTGGTATTATGAAACCCTAAAAACTCCTCCATGTCCCTGATCAAGTCCTTTACCAGATAACCCATTTTAGGTTTTCCGGCTGTTTTGGCCACCATTGCCAGATCCTTGCGCACCTGGACTTCATTTAGCCGAAGATCCAATGCAATGGCCGGCGCCGATATGGTCTCTGTTCCTTCCCGGCATTTCCGTTCCAGATAATGATGATACATCGGAAGACGTTCCAGGGTCTTCCTGGATATTCCTCCGACCATGTTTTTCTTCTCTTCCATGAGCATGTACCCCTACCTCTTTTTTTAACTGCAGAATTCCCCATTCTTCTTTATAGTCAAGCGGATATTCGCAATCCGCTTCGCTACTTGATTCAGTTAAAATGCATTTGCATTTCATTCTCAGGACTCTTTTTCATCATGAAGATCCGTAAGAAACATGGCATCTCCAAAACTAAAGAAACGGTAACGCTCTTTGATCGCCTCTTTATATGCGAAGAGCACATGATCCCGTCCTGCAAGTGCAGATACCAGCATCACAAGCGTGGACTCAGGCAAGTGGAAATTGGTGATCAGGCAATCCAGGGTTTTAAAACGGTACCCTGGATAAATGAATATCTCCGTCCAGCCGCTTCCTGCCTTTAAGATCCCCTCTTCCGTGGAGGCAGATTCTACCGTACGGCAGCTGGTGGTTCCCACGCAGACGACGCGGCCCCCATTCCTCTTCGCATCATTGACCTTTTTTGCCTCTTCCTCCTCCACGATATAGAATTCAGAATGCATGTGATGAGCTTCGATCTCATCCACCTTCACCGGGCGGAAAGTCCCAAGCCCTACATGAAGAGTCACATGAGCGATGGATACTCCCAACTCCTCAATGTCCTTTAACAGTTCTTTTGTGAAATGCAGTCCGGCTGTAGGAGCGGCCGCCGATCCCTCATGCTTTGCATAAACCGTCTGATAACGGTTCTTGTCCTTAAGCTGATGAGTGATATAAGGCGGCAAAGGCATTTGCCCCAAACGGTCCAGTATCTCTTCAAAGATCCCTTCATAGGAAAACTGGATGAGCCGGTTCCCTTCTTCTACCACATCAATTACAGTTCCCTTTAACAGGCCCTCTCCAAAGGAGATCACCGTCCCCACTTTTGCCTTTTTCCCAGGCTTTACAAGGGTCTCCCAAATATCATCTTCTCTTCTCTTTAATAGAAGAATCTCTATTTTTGCCTCTGTTCCCTCTTTCACTCCAAACAGCCTGGCAGGAATGACCTTGGTATCATTAATGACCAGACAGTCTCCCTTCCGCAAATAGGAAAGGATGTCCCGAAAATGCTTATGTCTGATCTCTCCTGTATGTTTATCCAAAACCAGAAGCCTGGAAGCGGAACGGTCCTCAAGGGGGTCCTGGGCGATCAGCTCTTCGGGCAGATCAAAATAAAAGTCCCTAACGTTCATAAAGTAACTCTCCTTTGCCAAAAATGCTCCTCTGCAGGGTGCTACGCAGAGAAGCATCTGTTTTACGTATTGTTTGATGGGCTGGTGCTTAAATCCGTTGTCTCCTCCTCCGGCTCTTCCTTCTCGTCCATGAGAGTGTGGTAGACTGCCAAAAGATTTTCGTCAGATTTTAAGGCTTTCTCAAGACCGTCATTTACCTCTTTTGCTTGCCCTTGCACGGCCTCAGACTGGTTTGCCTTCTTCATAAATTCAGACTGTTCCGGGCTGATATCCGCCACCAGATAACAGCTTCCATCTGCTGCTGTTTTTGCATAGCATACAACCATGCTGGGCGCCAGGGTTTCCGCCTGACGGAATTTGATATCAAACCTGGCATAAACCACGTAATCACCGTCGTCCACGCCGGGCGCCGTATAGCACACCAGGTTTTCAAAGCTCTGGTAAAATTTCACTTCTTCTTCCATTCTGACGCTCTGTTCATTTAGGATCTCTTCAGAACTGGTATTGCCATATACCGTTGAAAGTGCCTCTAAATCGCAGGTCTTTCTGGCTTTGAAATAAGCTTCCATGAGATCATGAATTGCCGGTATGGTTTCTTCCTGCAGCGTGATCTCCTTCTCTTCAGGCTCCGCCGCCGTGCTTTCGGTCGCCTCAGCTGATACATGATCCGAATCATTTCCTGCCTGTTCAGGCTCATCCAAAATAACAACGGCAAAAATCAATATGATTACCGCCAAGGGAATGGCCAGAATTTTCAGAAGCCTTCTGGTCTCTTCCTTTGAACTCTTCTTCCATTTTTCGATTAAATCTTTCATATGGGCTTGACCTCCTGGAGAATCAATCTCCTTTCCATTCTAACAAAAAAACCGATAAAAATCAACAAATACTATTGCGCTTTAAAAGAATCTATAGTAGAATATAAAAGATGCATCTGTAGCTCAGTGGATAGAGCAGTGGCCTCCGGAGCCGCGTGCGTAGGTTCGATTCCTATCAGATGCACTCTTTTTTTGTCTGTTTTTGCATCTCTAAAAAGCCTTATTTTATAAGGATTTTCTCGTATTTATCAGCCCTTTGCTGAGCCTCCCATTCCAAAGCTTCACCAATTCTCATTCCATAAGCCGGTAATCATGATTGCACTGTTCTCATCCAAAATTCCGAATCGTTCCGGGAAGATGTGGTTTCCGCTTTTACAGTATATTTTGCCCTGTCCTCATTTTATTCCTTAATTATACGCTTAAGCTCTTGTTCACTTAATCATCAAGCTCCTGTTCTGCATCACAGCTATTAAGGCAGGCTGCTCAGATAATTCAACTTCAAGATCGTGATCACTCCATTTTACAGACTCTCAATCACCAGTATTTTGTTTTAATCAATAGCAGCTATAAGAACTAAATAAAGGCACTGGATTCTCCAATGCCCTGTTTACCACTTTAAAATTAGTATTTATTCCTTGATCAAATTTTGTTATTTCAAAATGTATCTATCCCCAAAGCCCTTTTTCTCAATAACGCCTTTAAGTCCTTTAGAACTCTTGATGGAATACCTATTACCCTTTGAAAAG of the Lacrimispora indolis DSM 755 genome contains:
- a CDS encoding FAD:protein FMN transferase, yielding MAALLLAGCERRVEPVSQSGFLLNTFVTVTLYDKEDPEILSGCLDLCRSYENILSKTIESSEVYKLNHRPAGETAVTVSPDVAALISKSLYYSQVSDGAFDITVEPLSSLWNFTSENPTVPPEEKIEEARKKVDYRNLKLDGNTVTFLSPDTSLDFGAIAKGYIADRMKDYLLEQGVKSAVINLGGNVLCVGQKPDGKPFKIGLQKPYADRNETIETLNIKDMSVVSSGVYERHFEKDGVNYHHILNPRDGYPYENGLVSVTILSTQSADGDALSTTCFSLGLKKGMELLDSTDRVYGVFITEDGEVYYSQGAREFLAAEP
- a CDS encoding sirohydrochlorin cobaltochelatase — protein: MTVKFICDMVIGKNEEKARDIRMKQAILVVSFGTSYHESRKKTIEAIERDIMEEFKDYEVRRAFTSRIIIEILKKRDNLYIDSVEEALEKLAMEGFQQVIVQPTLVMGGEENDAMLAAVKQYEDRFFRIVRGKPLLSEEKDYERLCSVLTEDTKEYDTEGTEIIFMGHGTEHEANECYSRLAEVFRQNGYDRYHVGTVEAEPDFEAIEKEVKQTDSSRMVLQPLMIVSGDHANNDMAGEDEDTWKSQLESDGYHVVCRLKGMGELEGVRRIFLDHAREAGEKLEDMK
- a CDS encoding iron-containing alcohol dehydrogenase — encoded protein: MARFTLPRDLYHGKGALEELKNIKGKKAVVVVGGGSMKRFGFLDRVEACLKEAGMEVKLFEGVEPDPSVDTVMKGAEMMREFEPDWIVAIGGGSPIDAAKAMWAFYEYPETSFEDLCIPFNFPTLRTKARFCAIPSTSGTATEVTAFSVITDYKRGIKYPLADFNITPDIAIVDPDLAETMPQKLTAHTGMDAMTHAVEAYVSTLHCDYTDPLALHAIKMIHNDLIDSYNGDKEARARMHNAQCLAGMAFSNALLGIVHSMAHKTGAAYSGGHIVHGCANAMYLPKVIKFNSKVPEATKRYAEIARFMGLKGGNEEELVDALIEEIRYMNKKLDIPTCIKDYEGGIIDEAEFNEKLVSVAELAVGDACTGSNPRTITPAEMEKLLTCCYYDKEVDF
- a CDS encoding LysR family transcriptional regulator; translated protein: MNTVLLQYALEVEKTGSITQAAANLYMDQPNLSKAIKTLEESLGAPIFKRTSKGVVPTARGRIFLEHARDVLVQIERMEHLYKPNEVKGVEFSLSMPRASYLSLAFSRFVRNLDREEGMNIWLRETNSTDTLKDVETGEYNLGIIRYQSSLEGQYAQAAAAKGLLWEPVFQYSLRLLMSADHPLAGKKEITTEDLIPYIEITHGDGTIGRRESWEKKGRLPESAKRVYVFERGSQFNLLLEDPHTYMWVSPMPEEILTRYHLVERQCRKRAGTFRDTLIYRKGYSFTAWDKAFLKELEAVKRIF
- a CDS encoding redox-sensing transcriptional repressor Rex — encoded protein: MEEKKNMVGGISRKTLERLPMYHHYLERKCREGTETISAPAIALDLRLNEVQVRKDLAMVAKTAGKPKMGYLVKDLIRDMEEFLGFHNTNQAALVGVGSLGKALLSYKGFEQYGVEIVLAFDSDGRKVNTKIGGKPVFPIEKLENLCQRMNIHIGIITVPAEYAQEVCNRLVAGGVRAIWNFAPTHLAVPGHVLVQNENMAVSLAALSKYLYEADKEGGQLAKEEDD
- the queA gene encoding tRNA preQ1(34) S-adenosylmethionine ribosyltransferase-isomerase QueA; the encoded protein is MNVRDFYFDLPEELIAQDPLEDRSASRLLVLDKHTGEIRHKHFRDILSYLRKGDCLVINDTKVIPARLFGVKEGTEAKIEILLLKRREDDIWETLVKPGKKAKVGTVISFGEGLLKGTVIDVVEEGNRLIQFSYEGIFEEILDRLGQMPLPPYITHQLKDKNRYQTVYAKHEGSAAAPTAGLHFTKELLKDIEELGVSIAHVTLHVGLGTFRPVKVDEIEAHHMHSEFYIVEEEEAKKVNDAKRNGGRVVCVGTTSCRTVESASTEEGILKAGSGWTEIFIYPGYRFKTLDCLITNFHLPESTLVMLVSALAGRDHVLFAYKEAIKERYRFFSFGDAMFLTDLHDEKES